TGCGCGAACCGGGTGAGGCTCTGGGTGTAGGCGATGGGGGTGACATGCACCGGTCCCGCGTAGGGATGGCTCATCTGGAACACCATGAAGATCCCGAAACCGACCACCGCGCCGACCAGTCCGAGGGCGACGGCCTCCCGTAGTTGGAAGGTGAGTCCGGCGATCGGCGCATAGAGCAGTACCAGCAGCCCGGTGGCGACCATCGCCGGGTAGAGCGGCCCCGGCAGCGAGTCCGAGGTGTCGGCCAGCCGGATCTGCCGGGTGGTGTAGACGTCGTCGAGATCGCTCAGCTCCTGGGTCTGCGCCGGTGTGACGGGCATCGCGAGGACGTGGTCGCGGACCTTGTCCAGGGCGGCCCAGGTCGCGTTGTCCGCCTTGCCGGTCGACGACATGCTGGCGAACTCGTGGTGGATGACCGAGGTGACATAGGCGGTCAGCAGCGGCCGGGTGGTCACGTCGGCGTCCGTGTAGGCCGCATTGAGGGCGCGGGCCTCGTCGAAGGTGTGGCCCTTGGAGGTGTTGATGTTGGACCAGGAGCCGGCGATCAGGAAGGCGATGACCAGGATGAAGGAGGAGAGCGAGGCCGAGCCGAGGAAGCCCAGCGCACCGCCGGAGAAGGTGCCCTCGCGGGAGCGGTGGGTCCGGCCGAAGGAGGCGAGCAGGACGACGGCGATAATGCCGCCGATGAGCGCGCAGAGAATGAAGCCGAGGATCATCGGTGCCTCCCGACAGCGTGGCTGAGGTATCCCGCACCGGCGGCGACCAGGGCGGGCAGGGTGACGGCCATGAAGACGAAGGCCGCCTCCGGCGAGGCCGCCGGGACGGTGACGCTCTGGTGCACGATCACCGGGGGCGTCGGCTTGGCCACGGTGACCGCCTTGAGGTGGTGGGGCGGCGGCGGGGGCGGCAGCACGGCCTGCGGATGCGGACGGACCACCACCGGACGCGGATGGACCACCGGCGGGCGCGGATGCGGGTGGACGACCGGTGGGCGCGGAGGCGGCGGCGGGGGTGGCGGCGGGGGTGGTGGAGGCGGGGCGGGGGCGGGGGCGGGGGCGGGGGCGGGCAGGGCATCCGCGGCATCGGTGGCGGGTGCGGCCAGAAGTGCCAGTGGTGGCCGTCGTGGCGGCCGTACCAGCCGTGGCCGCCGCCGTCGCGGCGGCCGCCACCGCCGTCGCCGCCGCCGAAGTGCCCGCCGTAGCCGCCACCGTGGACGTGCCCGCCGTCGTGGACGTGCCCGGCGCCGTGGTCGGCCGAGGGCGGCAGGCCGGAGG
The Streptacidiphilus albus JL83 genome window above contains:
- a CDS encoding bestrophin-like domain, yielding MILGFILCALIGGIIAVVLLASFGRTHRSREGTFSGGALGFLGSASLSSFILVIAFLIAGSWSNINTSKGHTFDEARALNAAYTDADVTTRPLLTAYVTSVIHHEFASMSSTGKADNATWAALDKVRDHVLAMPVTPAQTQELSDLDDVYTTRQIRLADTSDSLPGPLYPAMVATGLLVLLYAPIAGLTFQLREAVALGLVGAVVGFGIFMVFQMSHPYAGPVHVTPIAYTQSLTRFAQLSAGTS